A window of Cryptomeria japonica chromosome 3, Sugi_1.0, whole genome shotgun sequence contains these coding sequences:
- the LOC131069573 gene encoding CASP-like protein 4A4, which produces MKTTVKSNLILRIVALGFSLISLVLMVISSTNYKSSLSLEDYSTSFEYHFNNYKPFRYVIVANELSCVYYTIRIIQILAGLSGGYCYYLSFIFDQVMTYIILSSASSGIGCIMLTKEIFRAGEIYDNNVKKFLLYASASVSMQLMGFVVIAACAVMSAYSLSCYLYTTILCNIADQEIRAHNIDIK; this is translated from the exons ATGAAGACCACTGTGAAATCAAATCTGATTCTGAGAATCGTGGCTTTGGGGTTTTCTCTTATCTCATTAGTTCTAATGGTAATCAGTAGCACCAATTATAAATCTTCACTCAGTCTTGAGGACTACAGCACAAGCTTCGAATACCATTTCAATAATTACAAGCCATTCAG ATATGTTATAGTTGCTAACGAGTTAAGCTGTGTCTATTACACTATACGAATTATTCAAATTCTTGCTGGCCTGTCTGGAGGATATTGTTACTATCTAAGCTTTATCTTCGATCAG GTGATGACCTACATAATTTTATCTAGTGCTTCCTCGGGCATAGGCTGCATAATGTTAACAAAAGAAATCTTTAGAGCGGGAGAGATATATGATAATAATGTGAAAAAGTTTCTCCTGTATGCATCAGCATCTGTGAGTATGCAACTTATGGGATTTGTGGTGATTGCAGCCTGTGCAGTTATGTCAGCCTACAGCCTCTCCTGTTACTTGTATACCAcaattttgtgtaatattgctgaTCAGGAAATCCGTGCTCACAATATTGATATTAAGTAG